One segment of Paraburkholderia sp. PGU19 DNA contains the following:
- a CDS encoding ABC transporter ATP-binding protein, which yields MGMPSSKAAGVRPARRTRGRRAQELAGYASSPVNLLFRYVRQHPAQHAVILFGIVAAVGCSLGSQFAIRNLVDALPTGRAHPANVVHAFLVVVVLLFADNLFWRIAGWVSVRTFVEVTGDVRRELFGYLIGHSTGYFSNVQPGTLASRISATANAVFTIENLTAWNALPPLLSVIGSVVLIGWISVWMALALVAISVCMTAFLFWLAKRGGERHVHFASRAASVDGELVDVIGNMSTVRTFVATARECLRIGRFLEQEMASREASLRHLEKLRLVHALITVVLSCCLLGWVLWLWTQERATTGDVVLVSSLGFAILHGTRDLAVALVGMIQHLARLAEAAQSLLVPREMEEAVGVPTLQIRDANIDFENVTFSYPGRRRVLDHFSLHIDAGQRVGLVGPSGAGKTTILALLQRSFDPPPGLGAVCISGQRLSDISLGSLHDAVGVVPQDISLFNRSLLDNLRYGRPNATEDEVLQACENANSLDLIRSLPDGLQTNVGERGTRLSGGQRQRIAIARAFLKNAPILLLDEATSALDSESEAKIQDALDRLMKGRTVVAIAHRLSTLQNFDRIVVIQHGRLVDDGAPLELAGRPGIYRDVLLRQERRTAGAHA from the coding sequence ATGGGTATGCCGAGTTCAAAGGCTGCGGGCGTCAGGCCAGCCAGGCGCACGCGCGGGCGGCGCGCACAGGAGCTTGCGGGTTACGCGTCCAGTCCCGTGAACCTGTTGTTCCGCTACGTTCGTCAGCATCCGGCGCAGCACGCGGTGATTCTCTTCGGCATCGTTGCCGCTGTCGGGTGCTCGCTAGGGTCTCAGTTCGCGATCAGGAATCTGGTCGACGCGCTGCCCACTGGGCGCGCGCATCCTGCGAACGTCGTCCACGCGTTTCTTGTCGTCGTCGTGCTGCTGTTCGCCGACAATCTGTTCTGGCGCATTGCGGGCTGGGTAAGCGTGCGGACCTTCGTCGAGGTTACGGGCGACGTGCGGCGCGAACTATTCGGCTATCTGATCGGCCATTCGACGGGCTATTTCTCGAACGTGCAGCCCGGCACGCTCGCAAGCCGTATCTCCGCGACGGCCAATGCCGTATTCACGATAGAGAATCTGACAGCGTGGAATGCGCTGCCGCCGCTGCTTTCCGTCATCGGGTCTGTTGTGCTGATTGGCTGGATCAGCGTGTGGATGGCGCTTGCGCTCGTCGCCATTTCCGTCTGCATGACCGCCTTCCTGTTCTGGCTCGCAAAGCGGGGCGGCGAGCGTCATGTGCACTTTGCGTCGCGTGCTGCGTCCGTCGACGGTGAACTGGTGGACGTGATCGGCAATATGTCGACGGTGCGGACCTTTGTGGCGACGGCGCGCGAGTGTCTGCGTATCGGGCGTTTCCTCGAGCAGGAAATGGCGTCCCGCGAAGCGAGTCTGCGGCACCTCGAAAAACTCAGGCTGGTGCACGCGCTCATTACGGTAGTGCTGTCGTGCTGCCTGCTCGGCTGGGTGCTGTGGCTCTGGACGCAGGAGCGTGCGACGACGGGTGACGTGGTGCTGGTCAGCTCGCTCGGCTTCGCGATTCTGCATGGCACGCGTGATCTTGCCGTGGCGCTGGTTGGCATGATCCAGCATCTGGCGCGGCTGGCTGAGGCTGCGCAATCGCTGCTCGTGCCGCGCGAGATGGAAGAGGCGGTCGGTGTCCCGACCTTGCAGATCCGCGACGCGAATATCGACTTCGAGAACGTCACGTTTTCGTACCCCGGCCGCCGCCGCGTGCTGGATCACTTCAGCCTGCACATCGACGCGGGGCAGCGGGTCGGTCTGGTCGGACCATCGGGTGCGGGCAAGACCACTATCCTGGCGCTGCTGCAACGCTCATTCGATCCGCCGCCCGGCCTGGGAGCCGTGTGCATTTCGGGCCAGCGTCTGAGCGATATCAGTCTGGGCAGCCTGCACGATGCCGTTGGCGTCGTGCCGCAGGATATCTCGCTGTTCAATCGTTCGTTGCTCGACAACCTGCGTTACGGCCGTCCCAACGCGACGGAAGACGAAGTGCTGCAAGCCTGTGAAAACGCGAATAGCCTCGATCTGATCCGCTCGTTGCCGGACGGCTTGCAAACCAACGTTGGCGAGCGCGGGACGCGGCTCTCAGGCGGGCAACGGCAGCGCATCGCGATTGCACGCGCATTCCTGAAAAACGCGCCGATTCTGCTGCTCGACGAGGCGACGTCGGCGCTCGACAGCGAATCGGAAGCGAAGATCCAGGACGCGCTGGACCGGCTGATGAAGGGACGCACCGTGGTGGCGATCGCGCACCGTCTTTCTACGTTGCAGAATTTCGATCGCATCGTGGTGATTCAGCATGGGCGGCTCGTCGACGATGGCGCGCCCCTGGAGCTTGCGGGCCGGCCCGGGATTTACCGCGATGTACTGCTGCGTCAGGAGCGTCGCACGGCGGGCGCGCATGCGTGA
- a CDS encoding LysR family transcriptional regulator, with the protein MDKFQAMQAFIRVVESGTFTKAAQMLDLPKTAVSRLIASLEIELGTKLLNRTTRRVSTTADGAAYYERALQLMGDLAELEGSMSHAKSNPRGRLRVDLPVPLGLSVILPALPTFTARYPDIEFHFGLSDRPVDLIAENVDCVVRAGEIFDQSLAARQIGAVRQILCATPAYWDRHGRPSHPSDLEQGHVVIRTIASRTNRPFPIIVAKSGERIEVQNRRGLTSNDIMGCLTMSLAGLGVVHALTFSANTHLRSGALEAVLSDWVSDPVPVFVAYQPNRHLSTKVRVFIDWLAELFAGNESTARGERVTGT; encoded by the coding sequence GTGGATAAGTTTCAGGCGATGCAGGCGTTCATCCGGGTGGTCGAAAGCGGCACCTTCACGAAGGCTGCACAGATGCTCGACCTGCCAAAGACGGCGGTGAGCCGCCTGATTGCGTCGCTCGAAATCGAACTGGGCACGAAGCTGCTCAACCGCACGACACGCAGGGTTTCGACGACGGCGGACGGCGCGGCGTACTACGAGCGCGCGCTGCAATTGATGGGCGATCTCGCGGAACTCGAAGGCTCGATGTCGCACGCGAAAAGCAATCCACGGGGACGGTTGCGCGTGGATCTGCCCGTGCCCTTAGGTTTGTCCGTGATCCTTCCCGCGCTACCGACCTTCACCGCGCGGTATCCGGACATCGAGTTTCACTTCGGGCTCAGCGATCGCCCCGTCGATCTCATTGCAGAGAACGTCGATTGCGTTGTGCGCGCGGGGGAGATCTTCGATCAGTCGCTGGCGGCGCGGCAGATCGGCGCTGTCAGGCAGATCCTCTGTGCGACACCCGCGTATTGGGACAGGCACGGGCGGCCTTCGCATCCGTCGGATCTCGAACAGGGTCATGTCGTCATCCGCACGATCGCTTCGCGCACCAACCGGCCCTTTCCGATCATCGTGGCCAAGAGTGGCGAGCGCATCGAGGTGCAAAACCGACGCGGGCTCACGTCGAATGACATCATGGGCTGTCTGACGATGAGCCTCGCGGGCCTCGGCGTCGTGCATGCGCTGACGTTCTCCGCCAACACGCATCTTCGAAGCGGCGCGTTGGAGGCGGTGCTGAGCGACTGGGTATCGGACCCTGTGCCCGTTTTCGTCGCGTATCAACCCAACCGGCACTTGAGCACGAAAGTGCGCGTGTTCATCGACTGGCTGGCGGAACTGTTCGCGGGAAATGAATCGACGGCGAGAGGCGAGCGCGTTACGGGAACGTAA
- a CDS encoding SDR family NAD(P)-dependent oxidoreductase: MSITEETHLTDRPKAVVIGVGPEQGLGAGLSRRFAAEGRHVIIAGRTEAKIERVRESIVEAGGSASAVVTDVTREADVIRLFDIAMQADENGGSADLVAYNAGNNQPLDLRTMEADVFESFWRLNCFGGFLVGREAARRFTPLGRGSILFSGATGALRGMPNYAHFASSKAGLRMLAQSMAREFGPLGLHVAHVVIDGGIDGERVHTRFAEHVKHKGADGLLDIDAIAGAFWSLHGQHRSAWTHELDLRPFKESF; the protein is encoded by the coding sequence ATGTCTATCACTGAAGAAACGCATCTCACGGACCGCCCGAAGGCGGTCGTCATCGGAGTCGGGCCAGAGCAAGGGCTCGGCGCGGGACTGTCGCGCCGCTTCGCCGCTGAGGGGCGCCACGTCATCATCGCGGGGCGCACGGAAGCGAAGATCGAACGCGTTCGCGAGAGCATTGTCGAGGCGGGCGGCTCGGCGAGCGCCGTCGTCACGGACGTGACGCGCGAAGCCGACGTGATCCGGTTGTTCGACATCGCAATGCAGGCAGACGAAAACGGCGGCAGCGCCGATCTCGTCGCGTACAACGCGGGCAACAATCAGCCGCTGGATCTGCGCACGATGGAAGCCGACGTCTTCGAATCGTTCTGGCGCCTGAACTGTTTTGGCGGATTTCTCGTAGGACGCGAGGCTGCGCGGCGCTTTACGCCTCTCGGTCGAGGCTCGATTCTTTTCAGCGGCGCAACGGGTGCGCTGCGCGGCATGCCGAACTACGCCCACTTTGCGTCGAGCAAGGCGGGGCTGCGCATGCTCGCGCAAAGCATGGCGCGCGAATTTGGTCCGCTCGGCTTGCACGTCGCGCATGTGGTGATCGACGGCGGTATTGACGGGGAGCGCGTGCACACGCGCTTCGCTGAGCACGTCAAGCATAAGGGCGCGGATGGACTGCTCGATATCGACGCGATCGCCGGGGCGTTCTGGTCGCTTCACGGCCAGCACCGCTCGGCGTGGACGCATGAACTCGATCTGCGTCCCTTCAAGGAATCGTTCTGA
- a CDS encoding glutathione S-transferase family protein, with protein sequence MKLIGPWFSGYTRRVGVTLKLLGIPFEHLPYHAYEQKDLIRPFSPMVKVPALVLDEGEILYDSASIIDYLHEEVGPARALLATSGAQRRDALQFIGIASAIYGKLSDIYDESIRPSDRQIDSVTESLREQAIAGFTMLESRAGDGWLIGDALSQADVMVVITYQSASLAMMPDVVNQVVFPKLAQLAARAMELEAFSSTLPFRQA encoded by the coding sequence ATGAAGCTTATTGGCCCATGGTTTTCCGGCTATACGCGCCGGGTTGGCGTCACGTTGAAATTGCTCGGCATTCCGTTCGAGCATTTACCCTATCACGCGTATGAGCAGAAAGATCTCATTCGCCCATTCAGCCCGATGGTGAAAGTGCCGGCGCTCGTGCTAGACGAAGGCGAGATTCTTTATGACAGCGCAAGCATCATCGACTATCTGCACGAAGAGGTCGGCCCCGCTCGCGCATTGCTGGCGACGAGCGGCGCGCAACGGCGCGACGCGTTGCAGTTCATCGGTATCGCCTCGGCGATCTATGGAAAGCTCAGCGACATCTATGACGAATCGATCCGGCCGTCCGATCGCCAGATTGATTCGGTTACCGAATCGTTGCGCGAACAGGCGATCGCGGGATTCACGATGCTCGAATCGCGAGCCGGTGATGGCTGGCTGATCGGCGACGCACTCTCGCAAGCTGACGTGATGGTCGTGATCACGTACCAGTCTGCGTCGTTGGCGATGATGCCCGACGTCGTCAACCAGGTTGTATTCCCGAAGCTCGCGCAACTGGCGGCGCGCGCAATGGAACTCGAAGCGTTCTCCAGCACGCTGCCATTCAGGCAGGCATGA